A segment of the archaeon BMS3Bbin15 genome:
TTTTACTATGTTTAGAATTGTTTACTTCACATAAGAATTCAATATGCCTAATTAAATAAATCATTTGGATAAAAAAGCAGAAAAGTTTTAAATTGTTAAAAAACATTAAAATAATGATGCTTAAAACTTACAAATATCGTTTGGAGTCAAACAGAGAGCAGAAACAGAAATTAGAAGCAACTCTGGACACATGTAGATATTTGTATAATGATACTCTTGCCTGTAGGGAACGACAGGCAGAACTGTATAGACTTCCTATGACAAAGCAGTGGATTACAGTAGAGGACCAGATTAATGCCTTACCGGGACAAAAGCAAGAAGACAAATATTTGCCTCTTGTTCATAGTCAGGTATTGCAGGATGTTATTCACAGGGTTGATAACAGTTTTAAGAATTTCTTCAGACACCTTAAGCATCATGAACAATCAGGATATCCACGTTTTAAATGTTACAATAGATATAACAGTTTTACCTATCCACAGACAGGATTTAAAATTGTGGATAGGAAATTAGAGTTATCATATATTGGTAAGGTAAATGTTAAGATTCATAAAAGTCTGAGAGGAAAGATTAAAACTTGCACGATAAAGAGAGACATAGATGCATGGTATGCCTGTTTCTCTGTTAAAATAGAAGATTCCTTACCAGAAAAAACAGTAATAAAATCAGCAGTAGGGATTGATGTAGGTATAAATCCACTTATTGCCCAGAGCAATGGAGAAAAAACAAAACCTCCAAAGTTCATATTACAATCAGAACACAAGCTGGCTAAAGAGCAGCGTAAGCTATCACGAAAGCAGAAGGAATCACATAATAATAAGCAAAGGGTTATTGTAGCTAAGGTTCACAGGCATATCAGACAGCAAAGAATGGATTTTCATCATAAACTTAGCAGGGAGCTTGTGGCTCAATACGATTTTATTGCATTTGAAGATTTGAGGATAAAAAACATGATTAGAAATCACAATTTAGCTAAAAGTATATCAGACGTGTCATGGAATATATTGCAATCGTTTACTGCGTACAAGGCAGAGTGGGCTGGTAAAGTAGTAACTTTTGTAAATCCTAAAAACACGTCTCAAGAATGTTCCTCTTGTGGTAAAATAGTCAAGAAAAACCTCAGTATTAAAGTACATAAATGCCCTTATTGTGGATTAGTTCTTGATAGGCACGTTAATGCTGCCATAAATATATTAAAAAGAGGATTGATAAAAGTAGGGTTGGGATACACCGATTTGATGCCTGTTAGAGGTCTAGCACGAGATACACCTATGACTCAGGAAGTTCCCTGCGTAAGCGGGGAGTAGTTCACATAATTCATGTACAATAATGTTGCCATGCACCTTTATGATTTTTTAGCAATTAACAGTGAGTATCTCTTAATTTACTCAACAGTTCTAAAGCTTGTTTTTCTTGCCGGTGCTTTGAATTTTATCTCTGCTCTCGGCTATCTTCTTAAAGGTAAGGGTAGTGGAAAATTTTATAGAATATCACGTTATTCTCACTATAGTCTGACTGCTGCATTAACACTTTTATTTATTATTCTCATAGAATACCACCTGACGCTCTCTTCAATTACATATTTTAATCCTTTTGAAGGAGGCATGGTTAAATTTTATATCCCTGTCTGGATAGAAAAGGAAAAACTTCTTTTCTGGCTGTGGATTTATACCATGATGGTTCTTTATGCTGAGAGATACAGACTAAAAAAATTCTTAGCATCTTTATATATAGGCTCTTCTGCCTTTCTCATTATAATCTACCTTACAAACTCCTTTGTCCCTCTGCCAGAGATGAGTACGCTTATAAAGCAATATCTAATCTGGCAGGCTCAGCCCTATTTCAACAGCAATGCTGTTATACTCTTCAAAACAATCATTGGAAAGTACTATCTGTATACAACAGGGTATATGTGGATTCACCCTCCCATGATTTTTATAGCCTATGCAGCCTTTACAGTGAATTTTTTTGCAAATATCTTTTTGATTATCAAAAAAGATTATGTTTATGACAGAGTTGCCTATGCCTATGCAAAATTTGGATATTTTCTATTAACTGTGGGTTTACTCATAGGGTATCCATGGGCTCTTAAAGCATGGCACGGGCAGAGCTGGTGGTGGTCGCCAATTATAAGCTCTTCATTTGTTCTGTGGTTCTTCTACTCTGCTTACCTGCACTCAAGGCTTTATATCAGAGATAGGGGAATGCTCAATGTTACAGCAGCTTTTGGAATTCTTGGTTATCTAGGTGTAATCCTGGCATATCTTGTGGTTTACCTGTTACCCGGTGTGCATGCCTATACCTGAACTCTTCCCACTCCTGCCATATATACGACTGTTTCAGTTTTGCCATCAAGATTGAGGATTGAATTCACCTCATCGTCAAAACAGGCACCAATAGCACAGCATCCCAGCTTCAGTGAGGTGGCAGCAAGGTAGAGATTGGCACATATATGGGCTGCATCTTTGTATATATATCTCCATCCACGCTCTCCGTATTTCCGCCTGGTTCTCTGCGGCACAGCAGCCCAGATAAATACAACGCTAGCCTTTGATAGAAAGGATTGCTCAAGTGCGGCTGAAGATATTTTATCCGAGAAATCACCTTTTTTCAGAAACTCCAGATTTGAGTCATGAATATTATAATGGTAAATTCCAGTTTCAATCTCTGCAACACTGTTTATAACAAGATACGTTTCTATTGGATACAAAGCTCCTGCACTGGGTGCGGCCCTCAGTGGAAACCCCTCAATATCCCCGGTTATACCCTGGGTGGCATATAAAAGCTGGGAGAGTTCCTCTCTGGTAACAGATTCTCCTGTGAAGTTTCTCAGGGACCTCCTCGTTGAAATACATTCCCAGATAGGCATACCTCCCTGTTTCTGTGGCTCTGGCAATTCTATCTTTTCAGCATCCGTATATTCGATAAAAAGCTCTGGTCCTGCTTCTCTACTTATTCTATTGCTTATATCTCTGCGGGAATATTTTGTGTATTCATGATATAAATCACCAATTCTTTCCATAATACACACCCAGTTTACTTAAGAAAAATTTAATGAACAAAATACAAAACTAAAAAAAGTTAAACAGAGATAACAGATTACATTGTAATCTCAATTTCCAGCTTTTCTGCTATCTCTTTATACCTATTCCTTATGGTCACTTCAGTTACTCCTGCAACTTCACTTATTTCCTGCTGTGTCCTCCTCTCTCCTATAAGAACAGAAGCAATATATATGGCTGCT
Coding sequences within it:
- a CDS encoding putative transposase — protein: MMLKTYKYRLESNREQKQKLEATLDTCRYLYNDTLACRERQAELYRLPMTKQWITVEDQINALPGQKQEDKYLPLVHSQVLQDVIHRVDNSFKNFFRHLKHHEQSGYPRFKCYNRYNSFTYPQTGFKIVDRKLELSYIGKVNVKIHKSLRGKIKTCTIKRDIDAWYACFSVKIEDSLPEKTVIKSAVGIDVGINPLIAQSNGEKTKPPKFILQSEHKLAKEQRKLSRKQKESHNNKQRVIVAKVHRHIRQQRMDFHHKLSRELVAQYDFIAFEDLRIKNMIRNHNLAKSISDVSWNILQSFTAYKAEWAGKVVTFVNPKNTSQECSSCGKIVKKNLSIKVHKCPYCGLVLDRHVNAAINILKRGLIKVGLGYTDLMPVRGLARDTPMTQEVPCVSGE
- the ccsA_1 gene encoding cytochrome c biogenesis protein CcsA, whose product is MYNNVAMHLYDFLAINSEYLLIYSTVLKLVFLAGALNFISALGYLLKGKGSGKFYRISRYSHYSLTAALTLLFIILIEYHLTLSSITYFNPFEGGMVKFYIPVWIEKEKLLFWLWIYTMMVLYAERYRLKKFLASLYIGSSAFLIIIYLTNSFVPLPEMSTLIKQYLIWQAQPYFNSNAVILFKTIIGKYYLYTTGYMWIHPPMIFIAYAAFTVNFFANIFLIIKKDYVYDRVAYAYAKFGYFLLTVGLLIGYPWALKAWHGQSWWWSPIISSSFVLWFFYSAYLHSRLYIRDRGMLNVTAAFGILGYLGVILAYLVVYLLPGVHAYT
- a CDS encoding nitroreductase family protein produces the protein MERIGDLYHEYTKYSRRDISNRISREAGPELFIEYTDAEKIELPEPQKQGGMPIWECISTRRSLRNFTGESVTREELSQLLYATQGITGDIEGFPLRAAPSAGALYPIETYLVINSVAEIETGIYHYNIHDSNLEFLKKGDFSDKISSAALEQSFLSKASVVFIWAAVPQRTRRKYGERGWRYIYKDAAHICANLYLAATSLKLGCCAIGACFDDEVNSILNLDGKTETVVYMAGVGRVQV